In the Suncus etruscus isolate mSunEtr1 chromosome 20, mSunEtr1.pri.cur, whole genome shotgun sequence genome, one interval contains:
- the SEC13 gene encoding protein SEC13 homolog isoform X1 has translation MVSVMNTVDTSHEDMIHDAQMDYYGTRLATCSSDRSVKIFDVRNGGQILVADLRGHEGPVWQVAWAHPMYGSILASCSYDRKVIIWKEENGTWEKSHEHLGHDSSVNSVCWAPHDYGLLLACGSSDGAISLLAYSGEGQWEVKKINNAHTIGCNAVSWAPAVVPGSLIDQPSGQKPSYIKKFASGGCDNLIKLWKEEEDGQWKEEQKLEAHSDWVRDVAWAPSIGLPTSTIASCSQDGRVFIWTCDDAASNTWCPKLLHKFNDVVWHVSWSITANILAVSGGDNKVTLWKESVDGQWVCISDVHKGQATTTAPESQNEQ, from the exons CACGACGCACAGATGGATTACTATGGCACCCGCCTGGCCACCTGCTCCTCGGACAGGTCCGTCAAGATCTTCGATGTGCGCAATGGTGGACAGATCCTGGTCGCCGACCTCCGGGG GCATGAGGGGCCAGTGTGGCAGGTGGCCTGGGCCCATCCCATGTACGGCAGCATCCTGGCGTCTTGTTCCTATGACCGCAAGGTCATCATCTGGAAGGAGGAGAATGGCACCTGGGAAAAGAGCCACGAGCACCTGGGGCACGACTCCTCAG TTAACTCCGTGTGCTGGGCCCCCCACGACTATGGACTGCTCCTGGCCTGTGGAAGCTCCGACGGGGCCATCTCCCTCCTGGCCTACAGCGGGGAAGGCCAGTGGGAAGTGAAGAAGATTAACAATGCTCACACT ATTGGCTGCAATGCTGTGAGCTGGGCGCCAGCGGTGGTGCCGGGGAGCCTCATCGACCAGCCATCGGGGCAGAAACCCAGCTACATCAAGAAGTTTGCTTCAGGCGGCTGTGACAACCTCATCAAGTTGTGGAA GGAAGAGGAGGACGGCCAGTGGAAGGAGGAGCAGAAGCTGGAAGCACACAGTGACTGGGTCCGGGATGTGGCGTGGGCCCCATCCATCGGGCTGCCCACGAGCACCATCGCCAGCTGCTCCCAG GACGGCCGCGTGTTCATCTGGACCTGTGACGATGCTGCCAGCAACACATGGTgccccaaactgctgcacaagtTCAACGACGTGGTGTGGCATGTCAGCTGGTCCATCACGGCCAACATCCTGGCCGTCTCGGGTGGCGACAACAAG GTGACACTGTGGAAGGAATCCGTGGACGGGCAGTGGGTATGTATCAGTGACGTGCACAAAGGCCAGGCCACCACCACGGCGCCCGAGAGCCAAAACGAGCAGTGA